One region of Nerophis lumbriciformis linkage group LG10, RoL_Nlum_v2.1, whole genome shotgun sequence genomic DNA includes:
- the LOC133612296 gene encoding glucoside xylosyltransferase 1-like isoform X2, with the protein MRCYLRAFLLCTGVAFVSVTAEDSRGRGLSELTISDAGRHDAGTVVRKSPGLTGRELDRDDKAGYEAEKQGEESSHLAVVACGARLDETLTMLKSAVLFSKKPVNFYIFAEDELHSSFRDALHSWPRSVQTRFNFTIYSITFPTENENDWRKLFKPCASQRLFLPLILKEVDSLLYVDTDILFLQPVEDIWALFTEFNASQLAAVAPEHEEPRIGWYNRFARHPYYGQTGINSGVMLMNMTRLRDTFFKNDITAVTLQWSEILIPLLHKYKLNITWGDQDLLNIIFHHNPESLYVFPCQWNYRPDHCVYGSNCKLAEKEGVFILHGNRGVYHNEKQPAFRAVYEAIKQYSFGNNMETSLLQPLEASLQTTTNSYCGQLLQLQLFWEGLSTRLRSVFIGIFDLSSKSALVRSHTDVDREGLALSLHSNSSQRCSIGFRSGLCAGQSSSSTPDSVIHVFTDLALCTGAQSCWKRKGPALNCSHKVGSMELSKMFWYPGAFKVPFTGTKGPSPTPEKQLHTIIPPPPYFNAVQNVAFSWQPPNPDWSIRLPNGKA; encoded by the exons ATGCGATGTTATCTGCGTGCATTTCTCCTGTGCACCGGGGTCGCCTTCGTGTCGGTCACCGCGGAGGATAGCCGGGGGAGGGGGCTCAGCGAGCTGACGATATCCGACGCAGGGAGACATGACGCGGGGACCGTTGTCAGGAAAAGCCCCGGATTGACAGGCCGCGAGCTGGACCG AGACGACAAGGCAGGCTATGAAGCCGAGAAGCAAGGCGAGGAGAGCAGTCACTTGGCCGTGGTAGCCTGTGGAGCCCGGCTGGATGAGACTCTTACCATGCTGAAGTCTGCCGTCCTGTTCAGCAAAAAGCCTGTGAATTTTTACATCTTTGCCGAAGACGAGCTTCACAGCAGCTTCAGAGATGCG CTGCACTCCTGGCCTCGATCTGTTCAGACTAGGTTCAACTTCACCATCTACTCCATCACTTTCCCTACAGAGAATGAGAACGATTGGAGGAAACTCTTCAAACCGTGTGCCTCTCAAAGGCTCTTTTTGCCA CTCATCCTGAAGGAGGTGGACTCCTTGCTGTATGTGGACACAGATATCCTCTTTCTGCAGCCTGTGGAAGACATCTGGGCCCTCTTCACGGAGTTCAACGCAAGCCAGCTGGCCGCCGTGGCTCCAGAACACGAGGAGCCACGTATCGGCTGGTATAATCGCTTCGCCCGCCACCCTTACTACGGCCAGACTGGCATCAACTCAGGGGTCATGCTCATGAACATGACACGCCTCAGGGATACTTTTTTTAAG AATGACATAACTGCTGTTACACTTCAGTGGAGTGAAATATTGATTCCACTGCTGCACAAGTACAAACTCAACATCACCTGGGGGGACCAGGACCTTCTCAATATCATATTTCACCATAATCCAG AAAGCCTCTATGTGTTCCCCTGCCAATGGAACTACCGTCCAGACCACTGTGTCTATGGCAGCAACTGCAAGCTGGCAGAGAAGGAGGGCGTCTTCATTCTTCATGGGAACAGGGGAGTCTACCATAACGAAAAGCAGCCGGCGTTTAGAGCCGTCTATGAGGCCATCAAACAG TACTCCTTTGGCAACAACATGGAGACCTCACTGCTTCAGCCCCTGGAAGCATCTCTACAGACCACCACCAATTCTTACTGTGGACAG ctattacagcttcaactcttctgggaagggctgtccacaaggttgcggagtgtgttcataggaattttcgacctttcttccaaaagcgcattggtgaggtcacacactgatgttgatcgagaaggcctggctctcagtcttcattctaattcatcccaaaggtgttctatcgggttcaggtcaggactctgtgcaggccagtcaagttcatccacaccagactctgtcatccatgtctttacagaccttgctttgtgcactggtgcacagtcatgttggaagaggaaggggcccgctttaaactgttcccacaaggttgggagcatggaattgtccaaaatgttttggtatcctggagcgttcaaagttcctttcactggaactaaggggccaagtccaactcctgaaaaacaactccacaccataattcctcctccaccatatttcaatgcagtccaaaatgtagcgttctcctggcaacctccaaacccagactggtccatcagattgccaaatggaaaagcatga
- the LOC133612295 gene encoding YY1-associated factor 2-like isoform X2: MGDKKSPTRKPRPVSQLVVQQVNQQFAAPAQIKKEKKEKSERDKSDKDPSLRKKSLKKMRPRLKNVDRSSAQHLEVTVGDLTVIITDFKEKARPASTSTNATSAELHSQNGSSSDNTERGVSRCSSPRGDGSLVSGDTH, encoded by the exons ATGGGTGACAAGAAGAGTCCCAcaag GAAACCACGGCCTGTTTCTCAACTTGTTGTACAGCAAGTAAATCAGCAATTTGCAGCACCCGCGCAAATTAAAAAGGAGAAGAAAGAAAAATCAGAGCGAGACAAGAGCGATAAAGATCCTTCGCTGAggaagaaaagcttaaaaaagatgag GCCGAGGTTGAAAAACGTGGACAGGAGCAGCGCCCAGCATCTGGAGGTCACAGTCGGCGATCTAACAGTAATAATCACAGACTTTAAGGAGAAAGCCCGACCCGCGTCGACTTCAACAAACGCCACCTCGGCGGAACTGCACAGTCAAAATGGCTCGAGCTCCGACAACACTGAACGAGGGGTTTCCCGATGCTCTTCGCCGCGAGGGGACGGCTCATTGGTCAGCGGAGACACTCACTAA
- the LOC133612296 gene encoding glucoside xylosyltransferase 1-like isoform X3 → MRCYLRAFLLCTGVAFVSVTAEDSRGRGLSELTISDAGRHDAGTVVRKSPGLTGRELDRCKSQPVSYWNPYWRLPADACGLNCFLESSFRDDKAGYEAEKQGEESSHLAVVACGARLDETLTMLKSAVLFSKKPVNFYIFAEDELHSSFRDALHSWPRSVQTRFNFTIYSITFPTENENDWRKLFKPCASQRLFLPLILKEVDSLLYVDTDILFLQPVEDIWALFTEFNASQLAAVAPEHEEPRIGWYNRFARHPYYGQTGINSGVMLMNMTRLRDTFFKNDITAVTLQWSEILIPLLHKYKLNITWGDQDLLNIIFHHNPESLYVFPCQWNYRPDHCVYGSNCKLAEKEGVFILHGNRGVYHNEKQPAFRAVYEAIKQYSFGNNMETSLLQPLEASLQTTTNSYCGQLLQLQLFWEGLSTRLRSVFIGIFDLSSKSALVFYRVQVRTLCRPVKFIHTRLCHPCLYRPCFVHWCTVMLEEEGARFKLFPQGWEHGIVQNVLVSWSVQSSFHWN, encoded by the exons ATGCGATGTTATCTGCGTGCATTTCTCCTGTGCACCGGGGTCGCCTTCGTGTCGGTCACCGCGGAGGATAGCCGGGGGAGGGGGCTCAGCGAGCTGACGATATCCGACGCAGGGAGACATGACGCGGGGACCGTTGTCAGGAAAAGCCCCGGATTGACAGGCCGCGAGCTGGACCG GTGTAAATCACAGCCAGTTTCTTACTGGAATCCATATTGGAGACTGCCTGCTGATGCTTGTGGACTCAACTGCTTTTTGGAATCGTCCTTTAG AGACGACAAGGCAGGCTATGAAGCCGAGAAGCAAGGCGAGGAGAGCAGTCACTTGGCCGTGGTAGCCTGTGGAGCCCGGCTGGATGAGACTCTTACCATGCTGAAGTCTGCCGTCCTGTTCAGCAAAAAGCCTGTGAATTTTTACATCTTTGCCGAAGACGAGCTTCACAGCAGCTTCAGAGATGCG CTGCACTCCTGGCCTCGATCTGTTCAGACTAGGTTCAACTTCACCATCTACTCCATCACTTTCCCTACAGAGAATGAGAACGATTGGAGGAAACTCTTCAAACCGTGTGCCTCTCAAAGGCTCTTTTTGCCA CTCATCCTGAAGGAGGTGGACTCCTTGCTGTATGTGGACACAGATATCCTCTTTCTGCAGCCTGTGGAAGACATCTGGGCCCTCTTCACGGAGTTCAACGCAAGCCAGCTGGCCGCCGTGGCTCCAGAACACGAGGAGCCACGTATCGGCTGGTATAATCGCTTCGCCCGCCACCCTTACTACGGCCAGACTGGCATCAACTCAGGGGTCATGCTCATGAACATGACACGCCTCAGGGATACTTTTTTTAAG AATGACATAACTGCTGTTACACTTCAGTGGAGTGAAATATTGATTCCACTGCTGCACAAGTACAAACTCAACATCACCTGGGGGGACCAGGACCTTCTCAATATCATATTTCACCATAATCCAG AAAGCCTCTATGTGTTCCCCTGCCAATGGAACTACCGTCCAGACCACTGTGTCTATGGCAGCAACTGCAAGCTGGCAGAGAAGGAGGGCGTCTTCATTCTTCATGGGAACAGGGGAGTCTACCATAACGAAAAGCAGCCGGCGTTTAGAGCCGTCTATGAGGCCATCAAACAG TACTCCTTTGGCAACAACATGGAGACCTCACTGCTTCAGCCCCTGGAAGCATCTCTACAGACCACCACCAATTCTTACTGTGGACAG ctattacagcttcaactcttctgggaagggctgtccacaaggttgcggagtgtgttcataggaattttcgacctttcttccaaaagcgcattg gtgttctatcgggttcaggtcaggactctgtgcaggccagtcaagttcatccacaccagactctgtcatccatgtctttacagaccttgctttgtgcactggtgcacagtcatgttggaagaggaaggggcccgctttaaactgttcccacaaggttgggagcatggaattgtccaaaatgttttggtatcctggagcgttcaaagttcctttcactggaactaa
- the LOC133612296 gene encoding glucoside xylosyltransferase 1-like isoform X1 has protein sequence MRCYLRAFLLCTGVAFVSVTAEDSRGRGLSELTISDAGRHDAGTVVRKSPGLTGRELDRCKSQPVSYWNPYWRLPADACGLNCFLESSFRDDKAGYEAEKQGEESSHLAVVACGARLDETLTMLKSAVLFSKKPVNFYIFAEDELHSSFRDALHSWPRSVQTRFNFTIYSITFPTENENDWRKLFKPCASQRLFLPLILKEVDSLLYVDTDILFLQPVEDIWALFTEFNASQLAAVAPEHEEPRIGWYNRFARHPYYGQTGINSGVMLMNMTRLRDTFFKNDITAVTLQWSEILIPLLHKYKLNITWGDQDLLNIIFHHNPESLYVFPCQWNYRPDHCVYGSNCKLAEKEGVFILHGNRGVYHNEKQPAFRAVYEAIKQYSFGNNMETSLLQPLEASLQTTTNSYCGQLLQLQLFWEGLSTRLRSVFIGIFDLSSKSALVRSHTDVDREGLALSLHSNSSQRCSIGFRSGLCAGQSSSSTPDSVIHVFTDLALCTGAQSCWKRKGPALNCSHKVGSMELSKMFWYPGAFKVPFTGTKGPSPTPEKQLHTIIPPPPYFNAVQNVAFSWQPPNPDWSIRLPNGKA, from the exons ATGCGATGTTATCTGCGTGCATTTCTCCTGTGCACCGGGGTCGCCTTCGTGTCGGTCACCGCGGAGGATAGCCGGGGGAGGGGGCTCAGCGAGCTGACGATATCCGACGCAGGGAGACATGACGCGGGGACCGTTGTCAGGAAAAGCCCCGGATTGACAGGCCGCGAGCTGGACCG GTGTAAATCACAGCCAGTTTCTTACTGGAATCCATATTGGAGACTGCCTGCTGATGCTTGTGGACTCAACTGCTTTTTGGAATCGTCCTTTAG AGACGACAAGGCAGGCTATGAAGCCGAGAAGCAAGGCGAGGAGAGCAGTCACTTGGCCGTGGTAGCCTGTGGAGCCCGGCTGGATGAGACTCTTACCATGCTGAAGTCTGCCGTCCTGTTCAGCAAAAAGCCTGTGAATTTTTACATCTTTGCCGAAGACGAGCTTCACAGCAGCTTCAGAGATGCG CTGCACTCCTGGCCTCGATCTGTTCAGACTAGGTTCAACTTCACCATCTACTCCATCACTTTCCCTACAGAGAATGAGAACGATTGGAGGAAACTCTTCAAACCGTGTGCCTCTCAAAGGCTCTTTTTGCCA CTCATCCTGAAGGAGGTGGACTCCTTGCTGTATGTGGACACAGATATCCTCTTTCTGCAGCCTGTGGAAGACATCTGGGCCCTCTTCACGGAGTTCAACGCAAGCCAGCTGGCCGCCGTGGCTCCAGAACACGAGGAGCCACGTATCGGCTGGTATAATCGCTTCGCCCGCCACCCTTACTACGGCCAGACTGGCATCAACTCAGGGGTCATGCTCATGAACATGACACGCCTCAGGGATACTTTTTTTAAG AATGACATAACTGCTGTTACACTTCAGTGGAGTGAAATATTGATTCCACTGCTGCACAAGTACAAACTCAACATCACCTGGGGGGACCAGGACCTTCTCAATATCATATTTCACCATAATCCAG AAAGCCTCTATGTGTTCCCCTGCCAATGGAACTACCGTCCAGACCACTGTGTCTATGGCAGCAACTGCAAGCTGGCAGAGAAGGAGGGCGTCTTCATTCTTCATGGGAACAGGGGAGTCTACCATAACGAAAAGCAGCCGGCGTTTAGAGCCGTCTATGAGGCCATCAAACAG TACTCCTTTGGCAACAACATGGAGACCTCACTGCTTCAGCCCCTGGAAGCATCTCTACAGACCACCACCAATTCTTACTGTGGACAG ctattacagcttcaactcttctgggaagggctgtccacaaggttgcggagtgtgttcataggaattttcgacctttcttccaaaagcgcattggtgaggtcacacactgatgttgatcgagaaggcctggctctcagtcttcattctaattcatcccaaaggtgttctatcgggttcaggtcaggactctgtgcaggccagtcaagttcatccacaccagactctgtcatccatgtctttacagaccttgctttgtgcactggtgcacagtcatgttggaagaggaaggggcccgctttaaactgttcccacaaggttgggagcatggaattgtccaaaatgttttggtatcctggagcgttcaaagttcctttcactggaactaaggggccaagtccaactcctgaaaaacaactccacaccataattcctcctccaccatatttcaatgcagtccaaaatgtagcgttctcctggcaacctccaaacccagactggtccatcagattgccaaatggaaaagcatga
- the LOC133612296 gene encoding glucoside xylosyltransferase 1-like isoform X4, translating to MRCYLRAFLLCTGVAFVSVTAEDSRGRGLSELTISDAGRHDAGTVVRKSPGLTGRELDRCKSQPVSYWNPYWRLPADACGLNCFLESSFRDDKAGYEAEKQGEESSHLAVVACGARLDETLTMLKSAVLFSKKPVNFYIFAEDELHSSFRDALHSWPRSVQTRFNFTIYSITFPTENENDWRKLFKPCASQRLFLPLILKEVDSLLYVDTDILFLQPVEDIWALFTEFNASQLAAVAPEHEEPRIGWYNRFARHPYYGQTGINSGVMLMNMTRLRDTFFKNDITAVTLQWSEILIPLLHKYKLNITWGDQDLLNIIFHHNPESLYVFPCQWNYRPDHCVYGSNCKLAEKEGVFILHGNRGVYHNEKQPAFRAVYEAIKQYSFGNNMETSLLQPLEASLQTTTNSYCGQQVS from the exons ATGCGATGTTATCTGCGTGCATTTCTCCTGTGCACCGGGGTCGCCTTCGTGTCGGTCACCGCGGAGGATAGCCGGGGGAGGGGGCTCAGCGAGCTGACGATATCCGACGCAGGGAGACATGACGCGGGGACCGTTGTCAGGAAAAGCCCCGGATTGACAGGCCGCGAGCTGGACCG GTGTAAATCACAGCCAGTTTCTTACTGGAATCCATATTGGAGACTGCCTGCTGATGCTTGTGGACTCAACTGCTTTTTGGAATCGTCCTTTAG AGACGACAAGGCAGGCTATGAAGCCGAGAAGCAAGGCGAGGAGAGCAGTCACTTGGCCGTGGTAGCCTGTGGAGCCCGGCTGGATGAGACTCTTACCATGCTGAAGTCTGCCGTCCTGTTCAGCAAAAAGCCTGTGAATTTTTACATCTTTGCCGAAGACGAGCTTCACAGCAGCTTCAGAGATGCG CTGCACTCCTGGCCTCGATCTGTTCAGACTAGGTTCAACTTCACCATCTACTCCATCACTTTCCCTACAGAGAATGAGAACGATTGGAGGAAACTCTTCAAACCGTGTGCCTCTCAAAGGCTCTTTTTGCCA CTCATCCTGAAGGAGGTGGACTCCTTGCTGTATGTGGACACAGATATCCTCTTTCTGCAGCCTGTGGAAGACATCTGGGCCCTCTTCACGGAGTTCAACGCAAGCCAGCTGGCCGCCGTGGCTCCAGAACACGAGGAGCCACGTATCGGCTGGTATAATCGCTTCGCCCGCCACCCTTACTACGGCCAGACTGGCATCAACTCAGGGGTCATGCTCATGAACATGACACGCCTCAGGGATACTTTTTTTAAG AATGACATAACTGCTGTTACACTTCAGTGGAGTGAAATATTGATTCCACTGCTGCACAAGTACAAACTCAACATCACCTGGGGGGACCAGGACCTTCTCAATATCATATTTCACCATAATCCAG AAAGCCTCTATGTGTTCCCCTGCCAATGGAACTACCGTCCAGACCACTGTGTCTATGGCAGCAACTGCAAGCTGGCAGAGAAGGAGGGCGTCTTCATTCTTCATGGGAACAGGGGAGTCTACCATAACGAAAAGCAGCCGGCGTTTAGAGCCGTCTATGAGGCCATCAAACAG TACTCCTTTGGCAACAACATGGAGACCTCACTGCTTCAGCCCCTGGAAGCATCTCTACAGACCACCACCAATTCTTACTGTGGACAG
- the LOC133612295 gene encoding YY1-associated factor 2-like isoform X1 produces the protein MGDKKSPTRPKRQLKPPADDGYWDCSVCTFRNTAEAFKCVMCDVRKGTSTRKPRPVSQLVVQQVNQQFAAPAQIKKEKKEKSERDKSDKDPSLRKKSLKKMRPRLKNVDRSSAQHLEVTVGDLTVIITDFKEKARPASTSTNATSAELHSQNGSSSDNTERGVSRCSSPRGDGSLVSGDTH, from the exons ATGGGTGACAAGAAGAGTCCCAcaag gccaAAGCGGCAACTGAAGCCGCCCGCCGACGATGGCTACTGGGACTGTAGCGTCTGCACCTTCAGGAACACAGCTGAGGCGTTCAAGTGCGTGATGTGCGACGTCAGGAAAGGCACGTCAACTCG GAAACCACGGCCTGTTTCTCAACTTGTTGTACAGCAAGTAAATCAGCAATTTGCAGCACCCGCGCAAATTAAAAAGGAGAAGAAAGAAAAATCAGAGCGAGACAAGAGCGATAAAGATCCTTCGCTGAggaagaaaagcttaaaaaagatgag GCCGAGGTTGAAAAACGTGGACAGGAGCAGCGCCCAGCATCTGGAGGTCACAGTCGGCGATCTAACAGTAATAATCACAGACTTTAAGGAGAAAGCCCGACCCGCGTCGACTTCAACAAACGCCACCTCGGCGGAACTGCACAGTCAAAATGGCTCGAGCTCCGACAACACTGAACGAGGGGTTTCCCGATGCTCTTCGCCGCGAGGGGACGGCTCATTGGTCAGCGGAGACACTCACTAA